One Rhinoderma darwinii isolate aRhiDar2 chromosome 6, aRhiDar2.hap1, whole genome shotgun sequence DNA window includes the following coding sequences:
- the ITPRIPL2 gene encoding inositol 1,4,5-trisphosphate receptor-interacting protein-like 2 yields the protein MTVYSLNLKVFWLLVIILFTGIWCMFLAFRRSSHEEDGGCQDSSLSSLQLLFKLGLVILVCYVVFRCCNYPQHRDHNPNFHHQQQQLLRKNLLESFYEQHIKLSPHVLGHSKAHVSQIVGELIKVGKAKQHDTGLIFRGDFLQIGSAYEQHKINSPDCFDILVPLKMPQSLKLEPVLAEVGKEFMPMLHGSIICGVAAPKKSEWVKTYKHFSDCFCMEVDLRHQLSAALVLKWFHWKIQRCLNVIRYQFEERCHITLSVWDDKLILKICPRSDYVCCHISMSVRLIPVFHVGDSVYLTAQPWGSTTGLENLNLDPFWGINFSKYEQKYLAWFKDQAPSNSCHLKCLQIMKSLRDLSAKTLQPSFMGQWRAIFCSYNLKTALFHLLLQIPFEKWDDSLLMERIADFFMFWKEGLQKESLMHFFLGNSTLPNFITLPKMFKEARSVNLLEGYGPELLDQACLQLLNLWVQMPRILRMSSPPRNFIRESLRCKHTTL from the coding sequence ATGACAGTGTATTCACTAAATCTTAAAGTTTTCTGGCTGCTGGTGATTATCTTGTTCACAGGCATCTGGTGCATGTTCCTTGCTTTTCGGAGAAGTAGTCATGAGGAGGATGGGGGTTGCCAGGACAGCTCACTCAGCAGCTTGCAACTTCTCTTCAAGTTGGGCTTGGTGATCCTGGTGTGCTACGTCGTCTTCAGATGCTGCAACTACCCCCAACATAGGGATCACAACCCCAATTTCCATCATCAGCAACAACAGCTGCTCCGGAAGAATCTGCTGGAATCCTTCTATGAACAGCACATCAAGCTTTCTCCACATGTTCTCGGCCACAGCAAAGCACATGTCAGCCAGATAGTGGGTGAGCTCATCAAAGTGGGCAAAGCCAAGCAGCATGACACCGGTCTGATCTTCAGAGGCGACTTTCTACAGATAGGAAGTGCATATGAGCAACATAAAATCAACAGCCCAGACTGCTTTGATATCCTGGTGCCACTTAAAATGCCGCAGAGTCTGAAACTGGAGCCCGTTCTTGCAGAGGTTGGTAAAGAGTTCATGCCCATGCTTCATGGATCTATAATTTGTGGGGTGGCGGCACCGAAAAAGTCTGAGTGGGTTAAAACATATAAGCACTTTAGTGATTGCTTTTGCATGGAAGTAGACCTCAGGCATCAGCTATCTGCTGCCCTGGTCCTCAAGTGGTTCCATTGGAAGATCCAAAGGTGTCTCAACGTGATCCGGTACCAGTTTGAGGAGAGATGCCATATTACGCTTTCTGTATGGGATGATAAACTCATTCTGAAAATTTGTCCTAGATCGGATTATGTCTGCTGCCACATTTCCATGTCTGTGAGACTTATTCCTGTTTTTCATGTAGGGGACTCGGTGTATCTTACCGCCCAACCTTGGGGCAGCACAACCGGCCTGGAAAATTTGAATCTAGATCCCTTTTGGGGGATTAACTTTTCAAAATATGAGCAGAAGTACTTGGCCTGGTTCAAGGATCAGGCCCCTTCCAACTCATGTCACTTGAAGTGCCTACAGATTATGAAGAGCTTGAGGGACCTGAGTGCCAAGACCCTACAGCCTTCCTTTATGGGTCAGTGGAGAGCAATCTTCTGTTCCTACAACTTGAAAACAGCGCTTTTCCACCTATTGCTTCAGATTCCTTTTGAAAAGTGGGATGACTCATTACTCATGGAAAGGATAGCTGATTTTTTCATGTTCTGGAAGGAAGGATTGCAAAAGGAGTCCCTAATGCATTTCTTCCTAGGTAACAGCACTCTTCCTAACTTCATCACTCTGCCAAAAATGTTCAAAGAAGCGCGGTCCGTAAATCTGCTGGAGGGTTATGGGCCTGAATTGTTGGACCAAGCCTGTTTACAGCTACTTAACTTGTGGGTTCAAATGCCTCGTATTCTGCGGATGAGTTCCCCTCCGAGAAACTTTATCAGGGAATCGTTAAGGTGCAAACACACAACTCTCTGA